The following coding sequences lie in one Mucilaginibacter sp. KACC 22773 genomic window:
- a CDS encoding MFS transporter, which translates to METKNNKKTIRAWAFFDWANSAYNLVITSTIFPAYYVAITANAKNGDRVMFFGKSFVNTALSDYALAAAYMVMVLLLPILSSIADYKGNKKIFMQFFTCIGALSCCSLFFFTKDTLEMGIIAFALAAIGYSGGFVFYNSYLPEIATIDMQDNVSAKGFTYGYIGSVLLQLICFLFVLKPEWFGILDKSFPARLSFLLVGLWWIGFALIPFSVLPKGSPNAVSHEHNIIKGGFIELGNVWKKVKGMPLLKRFLPAFFFYSMGLQTVMLVATGFAAKVLHMGTAALISIILIIQLVAIGGATLMSRLSGIFGNVRVLIGTVIIWIGVCVAAYFTTTDTQFYLVAVVVGLVMGGIQSMSRSTYSKYLPENIPDTASFFSFYDVTEKLAIVAGVFSFGFIEELTGSPRNSVLVLGLFFIVGLFLLFSLLKAEKNNKNNTEFSAE; encoded by the coding sequence ATGGAAACCAAAAATAACAAGAAAACCATCCGGGCCTGGGCATTTTTTGATTGGGCCAACTCGGCCTATAACCTGGTCATCACCTCAACAATTTTTCCGGCATATTATGTGGCCATCACAGCTAACGCTAAAAATGGCGATAGGGTAATGTTCTTCGGTAAAAGCTTTGTGAATACCGCATTGTCAGATTATGCCCTTGCTGCTGCCTATATGGTGATGGTTTTGCTGCTGCCCATATTATCCTCTATTGCCGATTACAAGGGCAACAAGAAAATATTTATGCAGTTTTTTACCTGTATCGGCGCGTTATCCTGCTGTAGTTTGTTTTTTTTTACAAAAGATACTTTGGAGATGGGCATTATCGCCTTTGCACTGGCGGCCATTGGTTACAGCGGTGGTTTTGTGTTCTACAATTCTTATTTGCCGGAGATAGCTACCATTGATATGCAGGATAACGTGAGTGCCAAAGGTTTTACCTATGGTTACATTGGCAGCGTGTTATTGCAGCTAATCTGTTTTCTTTTTGTATTAAAACCAGAATGGTTTGGAATATTAGATAAAAGCTTCCCGGCAAGGTTATCATTTCTGCTGGTAGGTTTGTGGTGGATAGGTTTCGCTCTGATTCCTTTTTCTGTATTGCCCAAAGGTAGCCCGAATGCGGTGAGCCATGAGCACAATATTATCAAAGGAGGTTTTATTGAATTAGGCAACGTGTGGAAAAAAGTGAAAGGCATGCCACTGCTAAAAAGATTTTTGCCCGCGTTTTTCTTTTACTCCATGGGGTTACAAACTGTTATGCTTGTGGCAACGGGTTTTGCTGCAAAAGTGCTGCATATGGGTACGGCAGCACTCATTTCAATCATCCTGATTATACAACTGGTGGCCATAGGCGGCGCTACTTTAATGTCGAGGCTGTCGGGCATTTTTGGTAACGTGCGGGTACTTATCGGTACAGTAATTATCTGGATAGGTGTATGTGTAGCCGCATATTTTACAACTACCGATACCCAGTTTTATTTGGTTGCCGTTGTTGTGGGGCTGGTAATGGGGGGCATACAATCTATGTCAAGGTCTACCTATTCAAAATACCTTCCGGAAAATATTCCCGATACGGCATCATTCTTCAGCTTTTATGATGTTACCGAAAAGCTGGCTATAGTTGCCGGGGTGTTTAGCTTCGGTTTTATTGAAGAATTAACCGGCAGTCCGCGCAATTCAGTATTGGTGTTAGGATTATTTTTTATCGTTGGATTGTTTTTATTGTTTTCTTTGCTGAAAGCCGAAAAAAACAATAAAAATAATACGGAATTTAGCGCCGAATAA
- a CDS encoding (Fe-S)-binding protein has product MKIELFVPCFVDQLFPDTAFNTIKVLEKAGCKVSFNPNQTCCGQPAFNAGFWDDAKAVGSKFLNDFSEDSVIVTPSASCTGMVKNYYNDLFTNTALHNKCRAIQGNIYELSDFLVNILQFDYFGAELDGKAVYHDSCAALRECKIRTEPRQLLSKVLGLELLELKDNETCCGFGGTFAVKFEAISTAMAQQKVDNALAAGAEYIISTDASCLMQLQTYIDKNSLPIKTIHLADVLALGWGNV; this is encoded by the coding sequence ATGAAGATAGAGCTGTTTGTACCATGTTTTGTAGATCAATTATTTCCTGATACTGCTTTTAATACCATAAAAGTGCTGGAAAAGGCAGGCTGTAAGGTTAGCTTTAATCCAAACCAAACCTGCTGCGGGCAACCGGCATTTAACGCCGGTTTTTGGGATGATGCCAAAGCAGTGGGCAGTAAATTCCTGAATGATTTTTCGGAAGATAGCGTCATCGTTACGCCATCGGCGTCGTGTACGGGCATGGTGAAAAATTACTATAACGATTTATTTACCAATACAGCCCTGCACAATAAATGCCGGGCCATACAGGGTAATATTTACGAGCTGTCGGATTTCCTGGTAAACATCCTCCAGTTTGATTACTTCGGTGCCGAGCTGGATGGCAAAGCCGTTTACCACGATAGCTGCGCCGCCCTGCGCGAGTGTAAGATCAGGACAGAACCAAGGCAACTCCTCTCCAAAGTATTAGGCCTGGAGCTGCTCGAACTAAAAGATAACGAAACCTGTTGCGGCTTCGGCGGTACATTTGCCGTTAAGTTTGAAGCTATCTCTACAGCTATGGCGCAGCAAAAAGTAGACAATGCTTTAGCCGCCGGTGCAGAATATATCATCTCCACCGATGCGTCTTGTTTAATGCAGCTGCAAACGTATATCGATAAAAACAGCTTGCCTATAAAGACTATTCACCTGGCCGATGTTTTGGCGTTGGGTTGGGGGAATGTTTGA
- a CDS encoding DinB family protein encodes MRIINPPQANEYPPYAIMYMKLVPADGLLLKHLQDCFDSIKQLIYALPNEVLYYRYAPGKWSIKQVLVHIIDDERIYAYRALRFARNEKNGLIGFDQDAYAEYSDADNRELDNIFEEYDAVRRSTIALFNGLPEDAFNRMGHGTGTANDATVRALAYHIAGHELHHINIIKEKYLCERF; translated from the coding sequence ATGAGAATAATAAACCCTCCACAGGCAAACGAATATCCGCCATATGCTATCATGTATATGAAGCTGGTGCCGGCAGATGGCTTACTGTTAAAGCACCTGCAAGATTGCTTCGATAGCATAAAACAATTAATATATGCATTACCAAATGAAGTTTTGTACTACAGGTACGCGCCAGGAAAATGGAGTATAAAGCAGGTGCTGGTGCATATTATTGACGATGAGCGCATTTATGCCTACAGGGCACTTAGGTTTGCGCGTAACGAAAAAAATGGCCTTATTGGATTTGACCAGGATGCTTATGCTGAATACTCTGATGCGGACAACCGGGAACTCGATAATATTTTTGAAGAATACGATGCGGTAAGGCGATCAACCATAGCCCTGTTTAATGGGCTGCCCGAAGACGCATTTAACAGAATGGGACATGGCACAGGCACAGCAAATGATGCCACTGTGAGGGCCTTAGCGTATCATATTGCAGGTCATGAACTACATCACATCAACATTATTAAAGAAAAATATCTCTGCGAAAGGTTCTAA
- the thrS gene encoding threonine--tRNA ligase, producing the protein MISITLPDGSVRQYDKGITSAQIALSISEGLARNVLAAEVDGEVWDASRPIEKDSHVKLLTWNDASGKSTFWHSSAHLLAEALEALYPGTKFGIGPAIETGFYYDVDFGDREFSSDEFKKIEDKIIELAKTKEEYIRKPVSKADAIEYFTDKGDEYKLDLIKDLPDGAITFYTQGNFTDLCRGPHIPNTGFIKAVKLMSVAGAYWRGDETRKQLTRIYAVTFPKASELTEYLHMIEEAKKRDHRKLGKELELFAFSEKVGMGLPLWLPKGTALRERLQNFLQKAQVKAGYEQVITPHIGHKNLYVTSGHYEKYGADSFQPIKTPQEGEEFFLKPMNCPHHCEIYKTKPRSYKDLPVRLAEFGTVYRYEQSGELHGLTRVRGFTQDDAHLFCRPDQVKDEFKKVIDLVLYVFKALGFENYTAQVSLRDPDNKAKYIGTDENWALAESAIIEAANEKGLKTVVEYGEAAFYGPKLDFMVRDALGRKWQLGTIQVDYNLPERFELEYTGSDNLKHRPVMIHRAPFGSMERFIAVLIEHCAGNFPLWLSPEQFIILPISEKYEEYAKKLSDVLKDSDICGLIDFRDEKIGRKIRDAEVKKIPYMLIVGEKEAAEGMVSVRKHGLGDLGSMSIEDFKEQIIKEIKV; encoded by the coding sequence ATGATTAGTATTACACTTCCCGATGGTTCCGTTCGTCAGTACGACAAGGGGATCACTTCCGCCCAGATCGCGTTGTCGATCTCTGAAGGATTAGCGCGTAACGTTTTAGCAGCCGAAGTTGATGGCGAGGTTTGGGATGCCAGCCGCCCTATCGAAAAAGATTCGCACGTTAAATTATTAACCTGGAACGATGCTTCAGGTAAATCAACTTTCTGGCATTCATCGGCCCACTTATTGGCCGAAGCTTTGGAGGCGCTTTATCCGGGTACCAAATTTGGTATCGGTCCGGCTATCGAAACCGGGTTTTATTATGATGTAGACTTTGGTGATCGTGAATTTTCGTCAGATGAGTTCAAAAAGATCGAAGATAAAATTATTGAGTTAGCTAAAACCAAAGAGGAGTACATTCGCAAACCGGTTAGTAAAGCCGATGCTATTGAGTATTTTACTGATAAAGGGGATGAGTATAAACTCGACCTCATCAAAGATCTGCCCGATGGCGCCATTACATTTTACACACAAGGTAACTTTACCGACTTGTGCCGCGGGCCGCATATCCCCAACACCGGTTTTATAAAAGCTGTTAAACTCATGAGCGTTGCCGGTGCTTACTGGCGCGGCGACGAAACACGCAAGCAATTAACCCGTATATATGCTGTAACTTTCCCTAAGGCCAGCGAACTTACCGAGTATCTGCATATGATTGAGGAAGCTAAAAAGCGCGATCATAGGAAATTAGGTAAAGAGCTGGAACTGTTTGCCTTCTCAGAAAAAGTAGGTATGGGCTTGCCCTTGTGGTTGCCTAAAGGAACAGCCCTGCGCGAACGCCTGCAAAACTTTTTGCAAAAAGCACAGGTTAAAGCCGGCTACGAGCAGGTAATTACACCACACATCGGGCATAAAAACCTGTATGTAACATCTGGTCACTATGAAAAATATGGTGCCGATTCGTTTCAGCCTATAAAAACCCCGCAGGAGGGAGAGGAGTTCTTTTTAAAACCAATGAACTGCCCGCACCACTGCGAAATTTATAAAACAAAACCACGATCATACAAAGATCTTCCGGTCCGTTTGGCTGAGTTTGGTACTGTATACCGATATGAGCAAAGCGGCGAGCTGCATGGCTTAACCCGTGTGCGTGGCTTTACACAGGATGATGCCCACTTATTTTGCCGTCCCGACCAGGTAAAGGATGAATTTAAAAAAGTAATTGACCTGGTATTGTACGTGTTCAAGGCGCTGGGCTTCGAAAATTATACCGCCCAGGTATCGTTACGTGATCCGGATAATAAAGCCAAATACATCGGTACCGACGAGAACTGGGCGCTGGCTGAGTCGGCTATTATTGAAGCGGCAAACGAGAAAGGCCTTAAAACTGTTGTAGAATATGGCGAAGCTGCGTTTTATGGCCCAAAGCTCGATTTTATGGTGAGAGATGCCCTGGGCCGTAAATGGCAATTGGGAACCATCCAGGTAGATTATAATCTACCTGAGCGTTTTGAACTGGAATACACCGGCAGCGACAACTTAAAACATCGCCCTGTAATGATCCACAGGGCGCCATTTGGATCAATGGAACGCTTTATTGCTGTGTTAATTGAGCATTGCGCAGGTAATTTCCCGCTGTGGTTGTCGCCTGAGCAATTTATTATCCTGCCGATATCAGAAAAATACGAGGAATATGCAAAAAAACTTTCTGATGTGTTAAAAGATTCCGATATTTGCGGGCTGATTGATTTCAGGGACGAGAAGATAGGGCGTAAGATACGCGATGCTGAAGTCAAAAAGATCCCTTATATGTTGATAGTGGGTGAAAAAGAAGCTGCCGAAGGCATGGTTTCTGTAAGGAAACATGGTTTGGGCGACTTGGGAAGTATGAGCATAGAAGATTTTAAAGAACAAATAATTAAAGAAATAAAAGTATAA
- the infC gene encoding translation initiation factor IF-3 has protein sequence MALNKPFNRGPRLPFKKKEAEHNINQFIRAQEVRLVGDNVEQGIFSLRDALAIAQEQELDLVEISPNAVPPVCKVTDYNKFIYEQKKKLKEIKSNAKQTVIKEIRFGPNTDDHDFEFKLKHAIKFLEAGEKVRAYVHFKGRAIVYKEQGEILLLRFAQALEDVGKVEQLPKLEGKRMFLTLAPKAAKK, from the coding sequence TTGGCATTAAACAAACCTTTCAATAGAGGACCAAGGCTTCCTTTTAAGAAAAAAGAAGCTGAACACAACATCAATCAATTCATTAGGGCTCAGGAAGTTCGCCTTGTAGGTGATAACGTAGAGCAAGGTATTTTTTCATTAAGAGATGCCCTTGCTATAGCGCAGGAGCAGGAACTTGACCTGGTTGAAATATCTCCGAACGCCGTACCTCCGGTTTGTAAAGTAACGGACTATAACAAGTTCATTTACGAACAGAAGAAAAAGCTTAAAGAGATAAAGAGCAATGCCAAGCAAACTGTTATAAAGGAGATTCGTTTCGGGCCGAATACTGATGACCATGACTTTGAATTTAAATTAAAGCATGCCATTAAGTTTTTGGAAGCCGGCGAAAAGGTGAGGGCTTACGTACACTTTAAAGGCCGTGCCATTGTTTACAAAGAGCAAGGCGAGATATTACTACTTCGTTTTGCACAGGCATTGGAGGATGTAGGTAAAGTGGAGCAATTACCAAAGCTTGAAGGTAAAAGGATGTTTTTAACCCTTGCACCTAAAGCGGCAAAAAAATAA
- the rpmI gene encoding 50S ribosomal protein L35 yields the protein MPKMKTNSSAKKRFKLTGTGKITRKNAFKSHILTKMSTKRKRNLGHTSLVSKADSGNVKRMLCIGK from the coding sequence ATGCCAAAAATGAAAACCAATTCCAGTGCTAAAAAGCGCTTTAAGCTTACTGGAACAGGTAAAATCACTCGGAAGAATGCATTCAAAAGCCACATCTTAACTAAGATGTCGACTAAACGTAAGCGTAACCTTGGCCACACCAGCTTAGTTTCTAAAGCTGATAGTGGAAATGTTAAACGCATGCTTTGCATCGGAAAGTAA
- the rplT gene encoding 50S ribosomal protein L20 produces the protein MPRSVNAVASRRRRKRIMNLAKGYWGSRSKVYTVAKNTVEKGLQYAYRDRKTKKREFRALWIQRINAGARQHGISYSQLIGKLAAKEIGLNRKVLADLAMNHPDAFKAVIDAVK, from the coding sequence ATGCCACGTTCAGTTAACGCAGTAGCGTCGAGAAGACGCCGGAAAAGGATCATGAACCTCGCCAAAGGTTATTGGGGTTCACGCAGCAAGGTTTATACCGTTGCAAAAAACACAGTAGAAAAAGGTTTACAGTACGCTTATCGTGACCGTAAAACCAAGAAAAGAGAGTTCAGGGCTTTATGGATCCAGCGTATCAACGCCGGTGCCCGTCAGCACGGAATTTCTTACTCTCAATTAATAGGTAAATTAGCAGCAAAAGAAATCGGTTTAAACCGTAAAGTATTGGCTGATTTAGCAATGAATCATCCTGATGCTTTCAAAGCCGTTATTGATGCAGTAAAATAA
- a CDS encoding SRPBCC family protein — translation MATTIIEYKDNFPILYGDDRVNLNWPERYTSIIGGVKLGWSGFKNIFSSPFSSVLKIGAGGYLLNRGLTGHCELYKRIGKLSTSPINVNIRSSFTVNQPRHKVYNFWRKLDNLPLFMKHLESVEIIDSKYSYWVLKLPADMATVSWHAEIVKDEPNEMIGWSSLPDSAINNAGKVRFQDTVDGTGTVVDIVISYQPPAGGIGAGIAQVLNPLFKNMVDKDVQNFKQYMDLDNGFEASFDTPEVIIIS, via the coding sequence ATGGCAACTACCATAATTGAATACAAAGATAATTTTCCCATACTTTATGGCGATGACAGGGTAAACCTGAACTGGCCGGAACGTTATACATCTATCATTGGTGGTGTAAAACTCGGCTGGTCGGGCTTTAAGAACATTTTCTCGAGCCCATTTTCAAGTGTTTTAAAAATTGGCGCGGGTGGTTACCTGTTAAACCGCGGCCTTACAGGGCATTGTGAGCTTTATAAGCGCATTGGCAAACTTTCTACCAGTCCTATAAACGTTAATATCCGGTCGTCATTCACGGTAAACCAACCAAGGCATAAGGTTTATAATTTTTGGCGAAAGCTGGATAACCTGCCCTTGTTTATGAAACACCTGGAAAGCGTGGAAATTATCGACTCTAAATATTCTTATTGGGTTTTAAAACTACCTGCCGATATGGCAACCGTAAGCTGGCATGCCGAAATTGTGAAGGATGAGCCAAACGAAATGATAGGCTGGAGTTCGCTACCCGATTCGGCCATTAATAATGCAGGCAAGGTACGTTTCCAGGATACGGTTGACGGCACAGGCACCGTAGTTGATATTGTGATTAGTTACCAACCGCCCGCAGGCGGCATAGGCGCTGGCATAGCGCAGGTTTTGAACCCGTTGTTTAAAAACATGGTTGACAAAGACGTACAAAACTTCAAACAGTATATGGACCTTGATAACGGATTCGAAGCATCTTTTGATACGCCGGAGGTTATTATTATATCTTAA